Below is a window of Acanthochromis polyacanthus isolate Apoly-LR-REF ecotype Palm Island chromosome 15, KAUST_Apoly_ChrSc, whole genome shotgun sequence DNA.
GCATAGGCACCCCTGGCATTGTCACCCCAGATGAGTAGGCTGACATCGGTCTCGACTGAACAGGCATAATGGCTCCAGCGTACGGTCCTGGGGAACGAGGTGGATGGCCTGGGTAGCCACCAGAGGCTTCCAAGAGGTGCTGAGAGGGGGCACTGCTGGGCCTCCTACTCATTACTTCTCCCATCCGTGGGGAGATGGTTTGCATGGCCCCAGGTGTTGGTGGGGGCACTAGTTGGGGGTCCACAGCTAAAGCCTGCGGAGGGTGGGGCGGGTGGTGGTGTTGCTGGTGGTAAATGTCTGAGCGATGACTGAAGCTATTAGAACGGCCTCGCATGGGTGTCTGGGGTTGTGAGGGGGCTGGTGTGGCCTCAACGGGTCGCTTGTAGTTGTGGATAAAGCGAGACAGTACACGAGCCTGCCCAAGGTTGGGGGCAACGGTGCGGACGTCATTCTCCTCCATAACAGCTAGCATGCTAGTGGAGTCAAAACCCTGCTGGATAAGGGAGGAGATGGTGCTCTCAGAAAGACCTTCATTTCGCAACAGAGAAAGGAACTCGGGATCAGCTGTCTTCTTGGGGTCCACAGGCAAAGGAGTCTGTGGAGCAGTTGGGGGAAGAGCAGGAAGTGGAGCAGGAAGTGGAGTAGGTGGCGGTGGTGGGGCAGGAGTTGGGACAACCTGCACAGGTACAGGTGCAGGTGCCGCTGGAGCAACTGCTGCAGTCTGCACCGGAGCAGGTGGAGCAGGAAGTGGAGCCGCCATAGTAAGGTTCGGGTCGGAGACCGGCATAGTAGGTGGAGGTGGCAGGGGCTGTTGCTGTTGCAGCTGCAACTGTTCTTGCTGAAGTTGCTGTTGCTGTAACTGCTGTTGTTGAAGCTGTTGCTGCTGTAATTGCTGCTGCtgaagttgttgctgctgtattTGCTGTTGCTGAATCTGTTGTTGCTGTAACTGATGCTGTtgaagttgctgctgttgaATCTGTTGTTGCtgaagttgctgctgttgcagttgttgctgctgttgtaattgttgctgctgtatttgctgttgctgttgtaactgctgttgttgctgaatGGTGTAGGGTGAGGCTGTCTCTTGCCTCATAACCATTCCTTGACTGGCTGGATCTACCACAAGGCATGTAGCTGCCTGCTGCTGTGGATCCAGGGGGCGGCCATTGACATCAGTATAGACCGGCTGACcggccagaggaggaggaggctcaCTAGCATACCGAGGAGAAGCGTGCTCCATACCATAGTGGGCAGGAGATGGGTCTCGAGATGGGATGCGCTGTTGGCCATCTTGCATCATCTTGGCAACATTTACAGCACCAGATTCCCTGTATGCCCGATTCAACTCATGGGCGgttggaggagggggaggaggaggtagaGGCGATGATGGTGCTGGAGGTCCTGCCCTCCCCTGACCTTGATCCCATGCAGGACGAGCTCCTGGTGCCATCCCAAAATGAGAGCCTGACCTGCTGAGCGGATGAGGATGAGGCGGCGGTGGCTGGTGTTCAGATCGGTAAAAGCCCTCAGGTGGCCGAGGAGTCATGGCTGGGTCATGAGAGTAGTAATCCTGAGGTGGAATGGATCCTCGGTGAGCCATGGGCGCTCGTTCGTAGTGGTTTAGATCCGGCACCGAGCCCTTTCTCAGCCCCCGTGGGTCGTGTCGCTCTGCGTAAACCTGTCCGTAGAGAGAGTCTTGGTAGGAATATGGGTCGCGCTTCAAATCCAGGTCAGGGGGACGCACCCCTGGTGGAGGTTCGTAccaccctcctccctctccGTATGACAGAGAGCTCCGGCGGCCTGCTACTCTTGCCTGCTGCTCATACACACTGTCAGCCCTCTCCCACTGACCCTCATTCCCTCCTAACGTGTCCCAACTGTGGGAGCGTCCAAGACTCAACTGTTTGTTGGTGACAAGCATTGGCAAAAAAGGAAAGCCTTAAAATAGCGTTaacgaacaaacaaaaaaaaacacaaaacacaataaaagctcCGTACAGTGTGTTTGAAAGTCCTCTTTCAAGCCTTCACGTACAGAAGCATCAAAAAACAGAAGGAGGAGAGCAGGCAGAAAAGAAGACGAAGCACCGTCTACCGTTTCACCTGATATCAGGTTGTAATGTTGTAAGTCCGCGCTATCAGGTGACTCCCGTTTTGGCTGGCAGTCCTTGAATAATTAATCTCTGGTCATGCTGGCTTGTTGTGTGTGAGGAAAGAGGacaccacacacaaacatatccACATCACACCAAAccacacaaacactgcagaggTAGCACAGTTATTCCATAGAAGTCACGGCAATAGGGTGCATTCTTGAAACGGCCACCaaacattcatcaaaaaaaagaaaaaaatgaacgaAGAGGATAGGTTGGGTTATAGGTTGGGATGGGCAGGGGCTTGTACTAATCCAATGGGATTTATCTCTCCCCTCTCTGGGACATTTTCCTTGCTCTGCCGATTGCTATGAGGGATTACATCTAAATAAAGCCTGTTTAATTCCACTTCCTACTGTGACGTCATGTGAACCAGATAAAGCGTATCTGGTGATGGtggcgatgatgatgatggtaatgatTCTGATTCCACCCTATAAACCCACTGCCCCCTCCCTCAGTGACACCTACCTGAAGCCGTTGATGATGTGCTGCCGTCAACAGGTTTCAGATCTTAGTTTGCCAGATTCACAGCacgaggggaggaggggaggccAGGCAAGGCGCACAGCTtcattgaaaacaaatgaaataccGTTCTCTCTGCTAAGTCCCATGTGCTGTCAGTAAACATCAAATCCACTCTGATTGGACACTAATCCTCCAGGCCCCATGCTTGCAGCAGAGCCACCACGCAACTGCTGCCCAACTCCCTCTGAAATGTCCTTGATGCATCCGTGGCGTTGACTGTCACTGCCTCCCTCTTCTTGATTTGGGATCACTCAGACCTGACTTAGTCCAGGACATTGAAAATCACAACGCATAGAGACTGCAGAATGTGTAATGGAAAACACCAGCAAAATTTGTTCTGTTTGCCCACCTGGCAGCTATCCTTCTCATCTATCAATATTACTGTAAAATGCATCACTTACACAAAAttccacaataaaaaaattgcTTTATCTGGCCATTTACATTATGAAATTCTAACCATATGCATCTTAGTGTGAGTAAAATGCAGCACCTTCCCCCTCTTTCACAAATCTCCTTTGATCTCCTTCACTTAGAGAGGCTCTGTAATCTGGATTTGCCCCTTTGCGAGAGAAAAGTAAAACACGGGAGTGTGGTGCATCTGTGTGTTTCGGCGTATGTGTGTCGAGGGGGGGAGGGGTCTTTTTGTAACAGTAGTTAATCCAAAGCACCTATAACCTCTGCCGTGCAAAAACACGGGCACAAGCAAATCATGACACAAGCTCCTTCCACTTCACTTAAATATGCCTTAGTGGGAGTGGGGTGGGGGGAAGCTATTTGCTGTCATTCTACATCATGCCTTTACCCACAAGTCATACATTAAGATGTAATTAATACATTTATCACTTTGTTTAACCATGGTTACATTCGGTGCTTTGCTCTGAGTGTGTATCTGACCAGCTAGCTTCCTGCATATATGATATCTCACTTCATGTCATTGTGACTGAAACCTGATCCCTTCTGGATCCTTTTTTAATAATGCATGAAAACACATGTAAGGTGAGGAAGTGTCCGTTTCCATCCAAATCTAATCTCAGAGGTAACCACAGCAAGGGTCAGTATTACATATTTTAGACTGTGAACAAAGTCTCTGTGGGCATCAGCATTTTGAGAGAAGTTCCTGAATATCTCAGAGGGGCCCGTGGAAACTGTGCAGGCATGTCAGTCTTTGGCACTAAAATCTTGTTTAATCACAGTTGTGTAATTAGAGAAGGAAGAGATCAGAGAGGGAGCCGAGtattctgctgttttcacaAGATGACAGGAAAACGCTGATGACAGTGGCTCCAAAAGCAATTCCACAGATGATGGAGAACTCTTTTGGTAAGGTCGAGAGACCATTAGCCTGCTtggcataaaaaaagaaaagaaatgaggaTGAGAAGGAGACGAGGCAAGAGTGAGCGAGATCTAAAACTGACTGGAAAGATGAATTATTAAATCAAAACTGAGAGATGAAAAAAGATCATTTTTGAATCCcattttgattttattaaaCTGTCAGGGCTTTGCTGGTATCAAGTCAATCAAGTTTTACTGTCATTACATGTATGAGTGTCATTCATCAAATAAAGGCACAGTCTTTTGTGAGTAACCTTCTGaattactcactgtgggctcctTTTTCCACAGCAATACAAAGTCCATCACCTGATCTTTCTCAATGCCTATGGGT
It encodes the following:
- the ctbp2a gene encoding C-terminal-binding protein 2a isoform X4, whose translation is MLVTNKQLSLGRSHSWDTLGGNEGQWERADSVYEQQARVAGRRSSLSYGEGGGWYEPPPGVRPPDLDLKRDPYSYQDSLYGQVYAERHDPRGLRKGSVPDLNHYERAPMAHRGSIPPQDYYSHDPAMTPRPPEGFYRSEHQPPPPHPHPLSRSGSHFGMAPGARPAWDQGQGRAGPPAPSSPLPPPPPPPTAHELNRAYRESGAVNVAKMMQDGQQRIPSRDPSPAHYGMEHASPRYASEPPPPLAGQPVYTDVNGRPLDPQQQAATCLVVDPASQGMVMRQETASPYTIQQQQQLQQQQQIQQQQLQQQQQLQQQQLQQQQIQQQQLQQHQLQQQQIQQQQIQQQQLQQQQLQQQQLQQQQLQQQQLQQEQLQLQQQQPLPPPPTMPVSDPNLTMAAPLPAPPAPVQTAAVAPAAPAPVPVQVVPTPAPPPPPTPLPAPLPALPPTAPQTPLPVDPKKTADPEFLSLLRNEGLSESTISSLIQQGFDSTSMLAVMEENDVRTVAPNLGQARVLSRFIHNYKRPVEATPAPSQPQTPMRGRSNSFSHRSDIYHQQHHHPPHPPQALAVDPQLVPPPTPGAMQTISPRMGEVMSRRPSSAPSQHLLEASGGYPGHPPRSPGPYAGAIMPVQSRPMSAYSSGVTMPGVPMQGMQIMPQQMTGSMPAIPGSMHSMPGMPQQMPVSMPALQQPPQQVPKAYSTNYTVPMELMKRDRNLLPLSPMHSPHPSPQLVRKGGGPASDNALVPVGVPVQGQGALIANQKLSRRTGPPVIVSTMASPDTSIRPQIMNGPMHPRPLVALLDGRDCTVEMPILKDLATVAFCDAQSTQEIHEKVLNEAVGAMMYHTITLTREDLEKFKALRIIIRIGSGYDNIDIKAAGELGIAVCNIPSAAVEETADSTLCHILNLYRRNTWLYQALREGTRVQSVEQIREVASGAARIRGETLGLIGFGRSGQAVAMRAKAFGFNVIFYDPYLQDGLERSLGVQRVYTLQDLLYQSDCVSLHCNLNEHNHHLINDFTIKQMRQGAFLVNSARGGLVDEKALAQALKEGRIRGAALDVHESEPFSFSQGPLKDAPNLICTPHTAWYSEQASLEMREAAATEIRRAITGRIPDSLRNCVNKEFFVTTAPWGVIEQQQPQVHPEINGAAYR